One region of Mycobacteriales bacterium genomic DNA includes:
- a CDS encoding DUF4232 domain-containing protein — MKTSALRFAALAGLAVLAAACSSSSSGGAVAGPSTSASVPTSTPTVTPTHHHSHHPSASPTTTVTVTATPSPSTAPCATSQLKLSYGISQGTAGTTYQVLVFTNTGSSPCTLFGYPGVSFLDANGAIIGKPSSRDHGAEHTITLAASGGQANALSRLPDVGNFAASACQPKKAKRIRVYPPNQTAALFLHDSGQVCSTSAGRTGIGPVRAGNGG; from the coding sequence GTGAAGACCTCAGCGCTTCGGTTTGCCGCCCTTGCCGGCCTTGCCGTCCTCGCCGCGGCCTGCAGCTCGAGCTCCTCCGGTGGCGCGGTCGCCGGGCCGTCGACGAGCGCGAGCGTGCCGACCAGCACTCCGACCGTGACCCCGACCCACCACCACAGCCACCACCCGTCGGCGTCGCCGACCACGACCGTGACGGTCACCGCAACCCCCTCACCGTCGACGGCGCCGTGCGCCACCAGCCAGCTCAAGCTGAGCTACGGCATCAGCCAGGGGACCGCCGGTACGACGTACCAGGTGCTGGTCTTCACCAACACCGGGTCGAGCCCGTGCACGCTGTTCGGCTATCCGGGCGTGTCGTTCCTCGACGCGAACGGTGCGATCATCGGCAAGCCGTCGTCGCGCGATCACGGCGCCGAGCACACGATCACGCTGGCGGCGTCGGGCGGGCAGGCGAATGCGCTGTCCCGGCTGCCCGACGTGGGCAATTTCGCCGCTTCGGCCTGCCAGCCGAAGAAGGCCAAGCGGATCCGCGTCTACCCACCGAACCAGACGGCGGCACTGTTCCTGCACGACTCGGGCCAGGTCTGCTCGACCTCGGCCGGGCGCACCGGCATCGGCCCGGTGCGGGCCGGCAACGGCGGCTGA
- a CDS encoding methyltransferase domain-containing protein, whose protein sequence is MPPGYRWDPAQYDRYADERGRPFRELVARVRVERPGRIADVGCGPGSLTRSLAERWPDATVVGVDSSVDMIAAAEPLAIPGRLEFVRADLREWRPAAPVDLVVANAVLQWVPGHLELLAGMAEWLAPGGALAFQVPDNFDQPSHTVVRELRNSDRWRERLGGDADRRIAVERPDAYLRALVAAGLEPDVWQAEYLHVLGGEDPVLEWIKGTALRPVLDALAGDQAAIDEFLSECGARLRAVYPPEEFGTVFAFRRTFAVGHRPG, encoded by the coding sequence ATGCCGCCGGGCTACCGGTGGGATCCCGCGCAGTACGACCGGTACGCCGACGAGCGCGGCCGTCCGTTCCGCGAGCTGGTCGCCCGGGTCCGGGTCGAGCGGCCCGGCCGGATCGCTGACGTCGGCTGCGGGCCCGGCTCCCTCACCAGATCCTTGGCCGAGCGATGGCCGGACGCGACCGTCGTCGGGGTCGACAGCTCCGTTGACATGATCGCCGCGGCCGAGCCGCTGGCGATCCCCGGCCGGCTGGAGTTCGTGCGCGCCGACCTTCGCGAATGGCGGCCCGCTGCGCCGGTCGACCTGGTGGTGGCGAACGCGGTCCTGCAGTGGGTCCCGGGGCATCTCGAGCTGCTGGCCGGGATGGCCGAATGGCTTGCGCCGGGCGGGGCGCTCGCGTTCCAGGTCCCCGACAACTTCGACCAGCCCTCCCATACCGTCGTCCGGGAGCTCCGCAACTCCGACCGCTGGCGCGAACGGCTGGGTGGGGACGCCGATCGCCGGATCGCGGTCGAGCGACCCGACGCGTATCTGCGGGCACTGGTCGCCGCGGGACTCGAGCCGGACGTCTGGCAGGCGGAGTACCTGCACGTCCTCGGCGGCGAGGACCCGGTGCTCGAGTGGATCAAGGGCACCGCGCTGCGGCCGGTGCTCGATGCGCTTGCCGGCGACCAGGCGGCCATCGACGAGTTCCTGTCCGAGTGCGGCGCCCGGTTGCGCGCCGTCTACCCGCCGGAGGAGTTCGGGACGGTCTTCGCGTTCCGCCGGACGTTCGCGGTCGGGCACCGGCCCGGGTAG
- a CDS encoding DUF5130 family protein, with translation MPSGEAFTSEQARSIEKVVETAHSETGLTFSVYIGDVEGDIRDAAERLHAEFGPRATDTVLVLVSPGDRLLEVVTGEASGRRISDRACALAALSMTTSFAGGDLAGGIVTGIRMLAEAAGHPIGIPR, from the coding sequence GTGCCGAGTGGTGAGGCGTTCACCAGCGAGCAGGCGCGCAGCATCGAGAAGGTGGTCGAGACCGCCCACTCGGAAACCGGCCTGACCTTCTCGGTCTACATCGGCGACGTCGAAGGCGACATTCGCGACGCGGCCGAACGGCTGCACGCCGAGTTCGGGCCTCGTGCGACCGACACCGTGCTCGTCCTCGTTTCGCCCGGCGACCGGCTACTCGAGGTGGTGACCGGTGAGGCTTCCGGGCGCCGGATCTCGGACCGCGCCTGCGCACTCGCCGCGCTGTCGATGACGACGTCGTTCGCCGGCGGTGACCTGGCCGGAGGCATCGTGACCGGCATCCGCATGCTCGCCGAAGCGGCCGGCCACCCGATCGGCATCCCTCGCTGA
- a CDS encoding globin, whose product MQPPGPQPISLEGTDAAPTFYDSVGGHETFEALVSGFYARVSQDPILTAIYPPDDWAGAAQRLMLFLEQYWGGPHTYSELRGHPRLRMRHAPFAIDARARDAWLAHMRAALDDIALPAGADQVIWSYFTSAAESLINTPAD is encoded by the coding sequence GTGCAACCGCCCGGACCGCAGCCGATCTCGCTCGAGGGCACCGATGCTGCGCCGACCTTCTACGACTCGGTCGGCGGCCACGAGACGTTCGAAGCCCTGGTCAGCGGGTTCTACGCCCGGGTGTCTCAAGACCCGATCCTGACCGCGATCTACCCGCCGGACGACTGGGCCGGAGCGGCGCAGCGCCTGATGCTCTTCCTCGAGCAGTACTGGGGCGGTCCCCACACCTACTCCGAGCTGCGCGGCCACCCGCGGCTGCGAATGCGGCACGCCCCGTTCGCGATCGACGCGCGGGCACGCGATGCCTGGCTGGCGCACATGCGCGCCGCGCTCGACGACATCGCCCTGCCTGCCGGAGCCGACCAGGTGATCTGGAGCTATTTCACCTCGGCGGCCGAGTCGCTGATCAACACGCCGGCGGACTGA
- the ssb gene encoding single-stranded DNA-binding protein: protein MDTLVTVQGNLVADPNARATAAGATVVHFRVASSSRRFDRASGEFKDGDTLYISVSCWRSLGGNVLASLRKGDSVLVHGRLLHRTYDDKQGNRRSVHEIDAIAVGPDLSRCPADLRRPSRAEAGDSGRGSAPPPAATVAVQPLEQVAA from the coding sequence ATGGACACTCTCGTGACCGTGCAGGGCAACCTCGTTGCCGACCCGAACGCCAGGGCAACGGCCGCCGGGGCGACCGTCGTGCACTTCCGGGTTGCATCGAGCAGCCGGCGCTTCGACCGGGCGAGCGGGGAGTTCAAGGACGGCGACACCCTCTATATATCGGTGTCGTGCTGGCGTTCCCTCGGCGGCAACGTGCTCGCCAGCCTGCGCAAGGGAGACAGCGTGTTGGTGCACGGCCGCCTGCTGCACCGGACGTACGACGACAAGCAGGGCAACCGGCGCAGCGTGCACGAGATCGACGCGATCGCGGTCGGGCCCGACCTCTCCCGCTGCCCCGCCGACCTGCGGCGCCCGTCGCGCGCGGAGGCGGGCGACTCCGGCCGCGGGTCGGCCCCGCCCCCGGCGGCCACGGTAGCGGTGCAGCCGCTCGAGCAGGTGGCCGCCTGA
- a CDS encoding phosphotransferase family protein: protein MSTPSEDVTALAERAAPHHAVGAYLAAELGDDGWRDCTLELVAGGRSNLTFYVSSAAGRAVLRRPPLSNRLPTAHDMAREHRVITALGRTPVPVPKTLALCADDEVIGAPFYVMDRVEGYVVRDVLPEGYATEDAERRAIATGLIDVLAELHAVEPAAIGLADYGRPEGYLSRQIRRWTTQWEATRESDPSGGAELDRLAERLTAEVPGSPSGPVVHGDYRMDNVLLDPATPGKVAAVLDWELSTLGDPLADVGLFFVYWQESADDEAYRAAHLLPSVTRLPGFPSRHELIERYAASTGRDLSALPWYVGFACFKLAVVLAGVAARGRAGAMIGDGFVEMGSRIAPLVAIGHRALSGDLV from the coding sequence ATGAGCACGCCATCCGAGGACGTCACCGCGCTCGCGGAGCGCGCCGCGCCGCATCATGCGGTCGGCGCCTACCTCGCGGCCGAGCTCGGCGACGACGGCTGGCGGGACTGCACGCTCGAGCTGGTGGCCGGCGGGCGTTCCAACCTCACCTTCTACGTCTCCTCGGCGGCCGGCCGCGCCGTGCTGCGCCGGCCGCCGCTGTCCAACCGGCTGCCGACCGCGCACGACATGGCCCGCGAGCACCGCGTGATCACCGCGCTCGGCCGGACGCCGGTGCCCGTGCCGAAAACCCTCGCCCTGTGTGCCGACGACGAGGTGATCGGTGCGCCGTTCTACGTCATGGACCGGGTCGAGGGTTACGTCGTACGCGACGTGCTTCCGGAGGGCTACGCCACCGAAGACGCCGAGCGGCGCGCAATCGCGACCGGGCTCATCGACGTGTTGGCGGAGCTGCATGCCGTCGAGCCCGCAGCGATCGGGCTGGCGGACTACGGCCGGCCCGAGGGCTACCTCTCGCGGCAGATCCGGCGCTGGACCACGCAGTGGGAGGCGACCCGCGAGTCCGACCCGTCGGGCGGCGCCGAGCTGGACCGGCTGGCCGAGCGGCTCACCGCAGAGGTCCCGGGCTCGCCGTCGGGGCCGGTCGTCCACGGCGACTACCGGATGGACAACGTCCTGCTCGACCCGGCGACTCCGGGCAAGGTCGCCGCCGTGCTCGACTGGGAGCTGTCCACCCTCGGTGATCCGCTCGCGGACGTCGGCCTGTTCTTCGTGTACTGGCAGGAGAGCGCCGACGATGAGGCCTACCGCGCGGCGCATCTGCTGCCGTCCGTGACCCGGCTCCCGGGCTTCCCGAGCCGGCACGAGCTGATCGAGCGCTACGCCGCTTCGACCGGTCGGGACCTCTCCGCGCTGCCGTGGTACGTCGGCTTCGCCTGCTTCAAGCTGGCCGTCGTACTGGCCGGCGTTGCGGCCCGTGGCCGGGCAGGGGCGATGATCGGCGACGGCTTCGTCGAGATGGGCTCCCGGATCGCTCCGCTGGTCGCGATCGGCCACCGCGCACTGTCCGGCGACCTGGTCTAG
- the ettA gene encoding energy-dependent translational throttle protein EttA — protein sequence MAQYIYSMRNVRKAHGDKVILDNVTLAFLPGAKIGVVGPNGAGKSSVLKIMAGMDTPSNGDAILSPDYTVGILLQEPPLDETKDVRGNVDEAVAGIKALLDRYNEIAEQMAVEYTDELGTEMGVLQDKIDHSGGWDLDSRIEMAMDALRLPPGDADVTVLSGGERRRVALCRLLLEQPDLLLLDEPTNHLDAESVAWLEQHLASYPGTVLAVTHDRYFLDNVAEWILELDRGRAYPYEGNYTTYLETKAARIKVEGAKDAKRKKEIERELEWVRSSPRARQAKSKARLARFEELVAEADRARPAETDAIQIPPGPRLGTLVIEAEDLTKGFGDRVLIENLSFSLPPGGIVGVMGPNGVGKTTLFKMIIGDEKPDDGQLRIGDTVEISYVDQGRTGLDPKQTLWETVSGGTDYIRVGKTEINSRAYVASFGFKGPDQQKPAGVLSGGERNRLNLALTLKAGGNVLLLDEPTNDLDVETLRSLEDALEDFPGCAVVISHDRWFLDKVATHILAWEGTEDEPGRWFWFEGGFSDYERNKVDRLGEEAARPHRTTYRRLGRD from the coding sequence GTGGCTCAATACATCTACTCGATGCGCAACGTGCGAAAAGCGCACGGCGACAAGGTGATCCTCGACAACGTCACGCTCGCCTTCCTGCCCGGAGCGAAGATCGGCGTGGTCGGTCCGAACGGCGCGGGGAAGTCGAGCGTCCTCAAGATCATGGCCGGGATGGACACGCCGTCCAACGGCGACGCGATCCTGTCCCCGGACTACACGGTCGGGATCCTGCTCCAGGAACCTCCGCTGGACGAGACCAAGGATGTCCGGGGCAACGTCGACGAGGCGGTTGCCGGCATCAAGGCGCTGCTCGACCGCTACAACGAGATCGCCGAGCAGATGGCGGTGGAGTACACCGACGAGCTGGGCACCGAGATGGGCGTCCTGCAGGACAAGATCGACCACTCGGGCGGATGGGACCTCGACAGCCGGATCGAGATGGCCATGGATGCGTTGCGGCTGCCGCCGGGCGACGCAGACGTCACCGTGCTCTCGGGCGGCGAGCGTCGGCGGGTCGCGCTGTGCCGGCTGTTGCTCGAGCAGCCCGACCTGCTGTTGCTCGACGAGCCCACCAACCACCTCGATGCAGAGAGCGTCGCGTGGCTGGAGCAGCATCTGGCGTCCTACCCGGGCACCGTGCTCGCCGTCACCCACGACCGGTACTTCCTCGACAACGTGGCCGAGTGGATCCTCGAGCTCGACCGCGGCCGCGCCTACCCGTACGAAGGCAACTACACGACGTACCTCGAGACCAAGGCGGCCCGGATCAAGGTCGAGGGCGCCAAGGACGCCAAGCGCAAGAAGGAGATCGAGCGCGAGCTGGAGTGGGTGCGGTCCAGCCCGCGCGCCCGGCAGGCGAAGAGCAAGGCCCGGCTCGCCCGCTTCGAGGAGCTGGTGGCCGAGGCCGACCGCGCGCGACCGGCCGAGACCGACGCGATCCAGATCCCGCCGGGCCCGCGCCTCGGAACATTGGTCATCGAGGCCGAGGACCTGACCAAGGGCTTCGGCGACCGGGTTTTGATCGAGAACCTGTCGTTCTCGTTGCCGCCGGGCGGCATCGTCGGCGTGATGGGCCCGAACGGCGTCGGCAAGACCACGCTGTTCAAGATGATCATCGGCGATGAGAAGCCGGACGACGGGCAGCTGCGGATCGGCGACACCGTCGAGATCTCCTACGTGGATCAGGGCCGAACCGGCCTGGACCCGAAGCAGACGCTGTGGGAGACCGTGTCCGGCGGCACCGACTACATCCGGGTCGGCAAGACCGAGATCAACAGCCGGGCCTACGTCGCGTCGTTCGGGTTCAAGGGTCCGGACCAGCAGAAGCCGGCCGGCGTGCTGTCCGGCGGTGAGCGCAACCGCTTGAACCTGGCGCTCACGCTCAAGGCGGGCGGGAACGTGCTGCTGCTCGACGAGCCGACCAACGACCTCGACGTCGAGACGCTGCGCTCGCTCGAGGACGCGCTCGAGGACTTCCCCGGGTGTGCCGTCGTGATCAGCCACGACCGGTGGTTCCTGGACAAGGTGGCGACCCACATCTTGGCGTGGGAGGGCACCGAGGACGAGCCGGGCCGGTGGTTCTGGTTCGAAGGCGGGTTCAGCGACTACGAGCGGAACAAGGTCGACCGGCTCGGCGAGGAGGCCGCCCGGCCGCATCGCACGACCTACCGCCGGCTCGGCCGCGACTGA
- a CDS encoding ABC transporter substrate-binding protein has product MAKTPLRLLAIGAVVALAVTACSSGSSGGSGGSSPGPSGSASTANTASAPGITATTVTIGSHQPLTGIAAPGYDEIAPASNAYFKWVNAHGGINGRTIIYKYLDDAYDPTKTVADVHKLVEQDHVFAIFNGLGTPTHEAVVPFLNQQKVPDLFVASGCLCWNNVSQDPETFGWQPDYTREGKILGQYVAQHFKGKKIGIFAQGDDFGRNGVKGLDMEIPKSQIVTTQYYDPTNTTVTPLVQKLQSSGAQVVVSFSVPAFTALLQLTSLQLKFAPQLVVSNVGSDPKTLSGLLTTFSKGAAPGKQLVQGIITDGYLSSPADPSNSWIKLFEKIHNKYIPKLPFDGNVEYGMAAAYTFAEALKAAGQNPTRASIVSAVENTKFSGPGLVPFAYSPTDHSGYTGAQMGIIKGLAIHLFGQPLTTDDGSGPITPYTTPQATAPSNGIPSD; this is encoded by the coding sequence ATGGCCAAGACACCTCTGCGGTTGCTCGCCATCGGGGCCGTGGTGGCGCTCGCCGTAACGGCGTGCAGCAGTGGCAGCAGTGGTGGGAGCGGGGGGTCCTCACCAGGTCCATCGGGTTCGGCAAGTACGGCGAACACCGCGTCGGCGCCCGGAATCACGGCGACGACCGTCACCATCGGTAGCCATCAGCCGCTGACCGGCATCGCGGCTCCCGGGTACGACGAGATCGCGCCGGCGTCGAATGCCTACTTCAAGTGGGTCAACGCGCACGGCGGGATCAACGGGCGCACGATCATCTACAAGTACCTCGACGACGCCTACGACCCGACGAAGACGGTCGCCGACGTCCACAAGCTGGTCGAGCAGGACCACGTGTTCGCCATCTTCAACGGACTCGGCACACCGACCCACGAGGCGGTCGTGCCGTTCCTCAACCAGCAGAAGGTGCCCGACCTGTTCGTCGCATCCGGCTGCCTGTGCTGGAACAACGTGAGCCAGGACCCGGAGACCTTCGGCTGGCAGCCGGACTACACCCGCGAGGGCAAGATCCTCGGCCAGTACGTCGCGCAGCACTTCAAGGGCAAGAAGATCGGGATCTTCGCCCAGGGCGACGACTTCGGGAGGAACGGCGTCAAGGGTCTCGACATGGAGATCCCGAAGAGCCAGATCGTCACGACGCAGTACTACGACCCGACCAACACGACGGTCACGCCGCTCGTGCAGAAGCTGCAGTCCTCGGGTGCTCAGGTCGTCGTGTCGTTCAGTGTCCCGGCGTTCACGGCACTTCTTCAGCTGACCTCACTGCAGCTGAAGTTCGCTCCGCAGCTGGTCGTCAGCAACGTCGGCTCCGACCCGAAGACGCTCTCCGGGCTGCTGACGACGTTCTCCAAGGGCGCAGCGCCGGGCAAGCAGCTCGTCCAGGGGATCATCACCGACGGCTACCTGTCGTCGCCGGCCGATCCGTCCAACAGCTGGATCAAGCTGTTCGAGAAGATCCACAACAAGTACATCCCGAAGCTGCCGTTCGACGGCAACGTGGAGTACGGCATGGCGGCGGCGTACACCTTCGCCGAGGCCCTGAAGGCGGCGGGTCAGAACCCGACCCGTGCGAGCATCGTGTCCGCAGTCGAGAACACGAAGTTCTCCGGGCCCGGTCTGGTGCCGTTCGCCTACTCGCCGACCGACCACTCCGGCTACACCGGCGCACAGATGGGGATCATCAAGGGACTTGCCATCCATCTGTTCGGCCAGCCGCTCACGACGGATGACGGGAGCGGTCCGATCACGCCGTACACGACGCCGCAGGCAACCGCTCCCTCGAACGGGATCCCGAGCGACTGA
- a CDS encoding SDR family oxidoreductase, which translates to MSTAMTDFEGKVALVTGATRGIGLGIAAELVARGASVCITARKPDELDAAVAQLDPDGSGRAIAARGSADDAEHQQAAVAAAIETFGRLDYLVNNAAVNPQYGPLMDADLGAVRKILEVNVVAALAWTQLAWRAWLGEHGGAVLNVASVGGIAAGSAIGAYNASKAALIHLTRQLAGELAPGVRVNAIAPAVVKTFFARALYEADEEAVASMYPMKRLGVPTDTAKLAAFLLSDDAGWITGQTVVIDGGITSVGRV; encoded by the coding sequence ATGAGCACAGCAATGACGGACTTCGAAGGCAAGGTCGCGCTCGTCACCGGGGCGACCCGCGGGATCGGCCTGGGGATCGCCGCCGAACTCGTCGCGCGAGGCGCTTCGGTGTGCATCACCGCGCGCAAGCCGGACGAGCTCGACGCGGCCGTGGCGCAGCTGGACCCGGACGGTTCGGGCCGGGCCATCGCCGCTCGCGGCAGTGCCGACGACGCCGAGCACCAGCAGGCCGCGGTCGCCGCAGCGATCGAGACCTTCGGGCGGCTGGACTACCTGGTCAACAACGCGGCGGTGAACCCGCAGTACGGCCCGCTGATGGACGCCGATCTCGGTGCCGTGCGCAAGATTCTCGAGGTGAACGTCGTCGCCGCGCTGGCCTGGACGCAGCTCGCCTGGCGGGCTTGGCTCGGCGAGCACGGCGGCGCCGTCCTGAACGTCGCATCCGTTGGCGGCATCGCCGCCGGATCAGCGATCGGCGCGTACAACGCCAGCAAGGCAGCGCTGATTCATCTCACCCGGCAGCTGGCCGGCGAGCTCGCACCAGGAGTGCGCGTCAACGCGATCGCGCCGGCGGTGGTCAAGACGTTCTTCGCCCGGGCGCTCTACGAGGCCGACGAGGAAGCGGTCGCGAGCATGTACCCGATGAAGCGGCTCGGCGTTCCGACGGACACCGCCAAGCTGGCCGCGTTCCTGCTCTCCGACGACGCCGGGTGGATCACCGGCCAGACCGTGGTGATCGATGGCGGCATCACGTCGGTCGGCAGGGTCTGA
- a CDS encoding HNH endonuclease has translation MGNALVLNATYEPLCVVASRRAVVLVLTGKAVAVESGDSELHSERVTLRVPLVVRLTRYVRVPYRATVPLTRRAVFARDGGRCVYCRAPATSIDHVLPRSRGGMHVWENVVSCCRRCNHAKADRVIAELGWRMPRQPAAPTGIAWRVLGSGRMNPQWRPYLDDPALDDIEQATA, from the coding sequence GTGGGCAACGCGTTGGTGTTGAACGCGACGTACGAACCACTCTGCGTCGTGGCGTCCCGGCGCGCCGTCGTCCTCGTCCTCACCGGCAAGGCCGTCGCTGTGGAGTCCGGGGACTCGGAGCTGCACAGCGAGCGGGTGACCCTCCGTGTCCCCTTGGTGGTGCGGCTCACCCGTTACGTCCGGGTGCCCTATCGGGCGACCGTGCCACTGACGCGGCGGGCCGTGTTCGCGAGGGATGGCGGGCGCTGCGTCTACTGCCGCGCGCCGGCCACCAGCATCGACCACGTGCTGCCCCGAAGCCGGGGCGGCATGCATGTCTGGGAGAACGTCGTGTCATGCTGCCGCCGCTGCAACCACGCAAAGGCGGATCGCGTCATCGCCGAGCTCGGCTGGCGGATGCCGCGACAGCCCGCGGCTCCGACCGGGATCGCCTGGCGGGTCCTCGGCAGCGGCCGGATGAACCCGCAGTGGCGGCCCTATCTCGACGACCCGGCGCTGGACGACATCGAGCAGGCCACGGCCTAG
- a CDS encoding PaaI family thioesterase: protein MTERRPVRPGERFTDIDEWDAGRVSGPHLWTTLGYRRLSWEPGATSVAWDATPDYCFPTSNGPIVQGGLVTALLDAAMGGACWTVLDRSEAFLTADLRVEFLRSAQVGALTAHGWVVRRTRRVVFCAAELYRGEATDELLATSRCTQVVLPSGGRAGRYDPGSGGDGAPPDDARG from the coding sequence ATGACTGAACGTCGGCCGGTGCGGCCGGGGGAGCGGTTCACCGACATCGACGAGTGGGACGCGGGCCGGGTGAGCGGGCCGCACCTCTGGACGACGCTCGGCTACCGCCGGTTGTCGTGGGAGCCGGGTGCGACATCGGTCGCATGGGACGCAACACCGGACTACTGCTTCCCGACCTCGAACGGGCCGATCGTGCAGGGCGGGCTGGTGACCGCGTTGCTCGACGCGGCGATGGGCGGCGCGTGCTGGACCGTCCTCGACCGCAGCGAGGCGTTCCTCACCGCCGACCTCCGCGTCGAGTTCCTACGCTCGGCCCAGGTCGGCGCGCTGACCGCGCATGGTTGGGTGGTGCGCCGGACCCGCCGGGTCGTCTTCTGCGCCGCCGAGCTGTATCGCGGCGAGGCAACGGACGAGCTGCTCGCCACCAGCCGATGCACCCAGGTCGTGCTCCCCTCGGGTGGCCGGGCCGGCCGGTACGACCCGGGCTCGGGCGGCGACGGCGCGCCGCCCGACGACGCGCGAGGATGA
- a CDS encoding amidase, producing the protein MSDLHDLTLLEQAEAVRAKKVSPVELVEHYLGRIDALNESVGAFVRVTPERSIAAARAAERAVAEGADLPPLHGVPTAIKDLNLTAGVPTRFGTAAWEPVDFGIDDAVVTRMVAAGLISLGKTNTPEFGLPCYTEPDVAPPARTPWDLERSAGGSSGGAGAATAAGLVPAAQGSDGGGSIRIPSSLCGLFGVKPTRGRVSNAPISPEISGLATNGPLARTVRDAAALLDAMAGPAPSDWIWAPPPHGSFLAACDDEPRRLRIGRYATPVVGDAEPAPECLAAYDAAASLLSDLGHDVVEHTTTFTAALVPAFEAVWAMEFVALPIDPADEPKLRPLTRWIRDRGRGLSGSDFHGALSALRLAARAEIEATQQYDAVLTPTLAQPPPLVGQLRNDDDPAADFENQKRFTPFTAPYNMSGQPAVSVPLYWTDAGLPIGIQLVGRPCDEVTLLRLAAQLEAAAPWVDRHPACW; encoded by the coding sequence ATGAGCGACCTCCACGACCTGACGCTGCTCGAGCAGGCCGAGGCCGTCCGCGCCAAGAAGGTGTCGCCGGTCGAGCTGGTCGAGCACTACCTCGGCCGGATCGACGCCCTCAACGAGTCGGTCGGCGCCTTCGTGAGGGTGACTCCCGAGCGGTCGATCGCAGCGGCCCGTGCGGCCGAGCGCGCGGTAGCCGAGGGTGCCGACCTGCCCCCGCTGCACGGCGTGCCCACCGCCATCAAGGACCTCAACCTGACCGCCGGGGTGCCCACCCGCTTCGGTACGGCGGCGTGGGAGCCGGTCGACTTCGGCATCGACGACGCCGTCGTCACCCGGATGGTGGCGGCCGGCCTCATCTCGCTCGGCAAGACGAACACCCCGGAGTTCGGCCTGCCCTGCTACACCGAGCCCGACGTGGCGCCGCCGGCACGCACGCCGTGGGACCTGGAGCGCTCGGCAGGGGGATCGAGCGGTGGCGCCGGCGCGGCGACCGCGGCCGGCCTGGTGCCGGCCGCCCAGGGCAGCGACGGCGGCGGCTCGATCCGGATCCCGTCCAGCCTGTGCGGCCTGTTCGGGGTCAAGCCCACGCGCGGGCGGGTCTCGAACGCGCCGATCAGCCCGGAGATCAGCGGCCTGGCGACCAACGGGCCGCTGGCGCGCACCGTGCGTGACGCCGCCGCGCTGCTCGACGCGATGGCGGGGCCGGCCCCGAGCGACTGGATCTGGGCTCCGCCACCGCACGGTTCGTTCCTCGCTGCCTGCGACGACGAACCGCGCCGGCTACGGATCGGGCGGTACGCGACGCCGGTCGTGGGCGACGCCGAACCGGCTCCGGAGTGCCTGGCGGCCTACGACGCGGCCGCCTCGCTGCTCTCGGACCTCGGCCACGACGTGGTCGAGCACACGACCACGTTCACGGCGGCGCTCGTCCCGGCTTTCGAAGCGGTCTGGGCGATGGAGTTCGTGGCCCTGCCGATCGACCCGGCGGACGAACCCAAGCTGCGGCCGCTCACGCGCTGGATCCGCGACCGGGGCCGCGGCCTTTCCGGCAGCGACTTCCACGGCGCGCTGTCCGCCCTACGGCTGGCGGCGCGCGCGGAGATCGAGGCGACCCAGCAGTACGACGCGGTGCTCACGCCGACGTTGGCGCAGCCGCCGCCACTGGTCGGCCAGCTGCGCAACGACGACGACCCGGCGGCCGACTTCGAGAACCAGAAGCGGTTCACGCCGTTCACCGCGCCGTACAACATGAGCGGGCAGCCGGCGGTCTCGGTGCCGCTGTACTGGACCGACGCCGGCCTGCCGATCGGGATCCAGCTGGTCGGGCGGCCCTGCGACGAGGTCACCCTGCTGCGGCTGGCAGCCCAGCTCGAGGCGGCCGCGCCGTGGGTCGATCGACACCCGGCCTGCTGGTAG